A window of Quercus robur chromosome 12, dhQueRobu3.1, whole genome shotgun sequence genomic DNA:
gatttgtgatCTGTAGACTCtttttcatcttggaatctcaAATTTGGATGAAATTAGTATAGCTCTCTGgtttattaatttgttatttgtggGTGGAACAATTGttcattttcattaatatatgCACATCCCAATGGAGGCATTTGGTGTATTCCACAAGACTATGTCACAGTTATCTTATGTTACAGATTGACtcatatatttttacttttcatggaattcTAACTTAAACCAAGTGATCAAAATGGCAACTTGAGTAATTTTGGAGGTCAAGAAGTTCCAATAATCCTTTACATGGAAACTTTTCTTGTTAGGATTTGTGCTGCTCATCATAGCTTCTCCAAATGTCCCACCTGCCTTTTTCTTTAAATCCTCATCATGATTGTATTTATTCTTCTAGAGTATCATGCTGTTGACCATTATTGGAAAGTCATACTTTGATCCCATTAAAAGTTTGCATGTCATGTTAATGCTAATTCTTTTTACTTTGCAGGTTAGCAACCGACGGTCTCGCAGATGGTTAAATGATCGTCTTCTTATGGAACTTGTTCCTCGCTTAAATGCAGAAGAAATTAGAGGCTTGTTTGCACCACCACCTTTtggtaattatatatatgaataaaatcaaccatattattttcctttattattatGGGCAATAACTACTATTCTGTGCATTCATGAAAGATATATGATTAAGCCTCAACATGTTCTGAACTTGATGCTGTTACTCGTTTATATGTAACGTGTTCTGAAAAATGTGAGAAGCGAGCTACAGATAAGGGAAGTAATATCTGGAAACTACTTTATCGCTACATAGTAATTGAAATATTGAATCTTGTACCCTTATTACTAAACCCCTTGGGCTTTGGTACTTTTAAGCGGGTTTGAACTCACAAACTCCCACTTTACAGATGTGTCTTTATGGCCATTACTGTTTTATCATGTTTCATATTAATATTGATATGAAATTCATTTTACAGGTGATGACGTACCGCTGTCACCATTTTGCATGACTAATGTTGGAGAGTGGGACAAATTTAGGAATATAGACATGGATAAAGAGGTCTTTTTGCTTCTCTAAAGCACATTTCAATGTTATTGAATTTGATGTTGAGAAAGATGTTTGTTCTTGAGTGTATAAAATGCTTTTAATATACTTCATATGGTATGTAATTTGATGTTGAGAAAGACATTTGTTCTTGAGTGTATAAAATGCTTTTAATATACTTCATATGGTATGTAACTTGTGTTATCGGTTGTGCAATTCTTACATGCAATGTAGCAACATGCTCCAACTCTAGCTTCCATTTCTTTTTGGTAGGCGAATATTATTGATGCCTCAGAAAGATTGTCCACAAAAAGGAAAGGTCGTGTTGATGCTGATAAGACGGCTGTATTAAACGCATGGCATAGAGTTAATTGTAAAACAAGAGAGGCTCTTCGGCGTAGCTTTCTTTCAGAACTTGTTCAGGGATACGAGGTATATCTGATTAATAAGACGCAAATTTCCTTTTTATAAAGGTATGATGACTTATGAGTATTTTTGCCTcttgtacttataaaaaaaaagagtatttttgcctcttgtgtttttaaagaaaagattaATGTAATTGGTGTCTACTCTTGACAATAATctgcaaataataataataataataataataataataaactatcaaattattaaagaTTATTTTGCTTggttattttggaaaaaagtaTTCAGCGCAGCCTGCCCCAATCTTGCTGGTCTCTTTATAAAGTTTCTGCTACAGTTCAGTTTTCTGTCCATAATTCCCCACAAATTGCatcttttttctattaatgGCCCACTTTCTTGTTTTCCTTCTTTGTCAGAGCTATTTTATTCTTAGCATACTTTCATCTCAATTAATTGTGGATTGGACTTTTGGTACCTACATCGTTTGCAATTTAACTAATGTTGTTTGTTGTCAAtaactaatttattttcttttccttttttaggaATGCATTCGAGCATTCATCATGGACAGTGGAGATAGGGATGCTCTAGAGCTACGAGTTCAAGATCCTTTTCATAGATTATTGTTACATGGTGTCTGTGAGGTATGTTCTCCAAATATTACTATATCATTCTGGATTTGGAAGGATTTAATTCATGTTGAGGTTTGGAGCTATACTAGCTTCTGACCAAGTATGGCAACCATATCCTAAATGGGTATTTATGGGGTGCTGCTGAGCTCCTTATCTAGACATTGAGGAATAATTTGTTTTGGAAGACAACTATTAGCTGCCACTATATTTAAAActtggaaaaagaaagaaaatcatcCATCAATTTAAGGTTCACCATGACCAAGAAGTTGCTTGGTTCAGTTAATGCATTGTTAAAAGATTTGTTGAAAGTATGACATCAAAGTGTTCTTGTTAGTatctgtctttcttttttttcgtttttttttttttttttttttttttgaggttgtTCTTGGTATAATATACATGAATGCTGTCCTTGAAACAGTTCTACAACTTAGTCTCAGTGACGGTGACTGAGCCCAAGGATGCGGAATCACCAAAGATGACGAGGATAACGAAGAAGAAAAAGGGTGTTGCTGAGCTCCCAAACATCACTCTGATACATTTTCTGAGGATGTCCAAGGAAGGAATTTGGTGATTCCATCCGGTGGGGGCACAGATTCATGTCAATATAATAAGAGCATACTTTATTATAAAAGTATGCATATGTATCATATTCATCCCCAATTATCTGTAAAAGTAGTTGAATGACATGTAGCTTTGGAACAGCTGGCTTGTGAATGCTTCATTCCCATTAATCAGCAAAAGAAGTTGATTGTGGCTAGGGCCTAGGCTCAataaaggaaattgtaaaatttttttttaacgtaaTTTGTTTTTAGAAGATATTGTTTATGATGGGTAGTGTagtttgaactttcaatttatTGGTTACTTGTAATTATTTTCTGTACAATGACCAATATGTCAAATGTTGGTTGCTTCATAAAATAACATGGTCAACAAGTGCtgtattaattttatttgggtTGTTGGGTTGTTGACCGCAGAAAATGGAAGGGAGAGGCAACACAACTTGTAATAAATGTTGTTCTTTGCCCCCAATTTCTGACCAATATGCAGTTGAATATGGTTGTGCATTTtccatagagagagagagaggaatggaTCCCTCAATATTATAACAGAACCATTTGTACACCATATCCTCTGCAGTGACTCTCCCATGCACAACATTTATACACCAATAGCATTCTCCAATTTCGTCTTCAATCAGCACAAGAAGTTGCCAAGGAACCTTCCTTCCCAAAAAGAGGTCCTCAACTCCTGTAGAACT
This region includes:
- the LOC126709108 gene encoding uncharacterized protein LOC126709108 isoform X1, which encodes MATPQVLQQQDDLLHFDPRKAESAAKSQGMSLEKKIEFLESLTGPVSNRRSRRWLNDRLLMELVPRLNAEEIRGLFAPPPFGDDVPLSPFCMTNVGEWDKFRNIDMDKEANIIDASERLSTKRKGRVDADKTAVLNAWHRVNCKTREALRRSFLSELVQGYEECIRAFIMDSGDRDALELRVQDPFHRLLLHGVCEFYNLVSVTVTEPKDAESPKMTRITKKKKGVAELPNITLIHFLRMSKEGIW
- the LOC126709108 gene encoding uncharacterized protein LOC126709108 isoform X2 — protein: MATPQVLQQQDDLLHFDPRKESAAKSQGMSLEKKIEFLESLTGPVSNRRSRRWLNDRLLMELVPRLNAEEIRGLFAPPPFGDDVPLSPFCMTNVGEWDKFRNIDMDKEANIIDASERLSTKRKGRVDADKTAVLNAWHRVNCKTREALRRSFLSELVQGYEECIRAFIMDSGDRDALELRVQDPFHRLLLHGVCEFYNLVSVTVTEPKDAESPKMTRITKKKKGVAELPNITLIHFLRMSKEGIW